One window from the genome of Nicotiana sylvestris chromosome 9, ASM39365v2, whole genome shotgun sequence encodes:
- the LOC104246412 gene encoding probable xyloglucan endotransglucosylase/hydrolase protein 8, with product MEKMASSIPKILLIIALITVLFSLTQAEVQGSFDDNFSKSCPETHFKTSEDGQIWYLSLDKKAGCGFMTKQKYRFGWFSMKLKLVGGDSAGVVTAYYMCTEDGAGPTRDELDFEFLGNRTGEPYTIQTNVYKNGTGNREMRHILWFDPTEDFHTYSILWNTHQIVFFVDRVPIRVYKNANYTNNFFPNEKPMYLFSSIWNADDWATRGGLEKTNWKNQPFVSSYKDFSVDGCQWKDPFPACVSTTTKNWWDQYNSWHLSSDQKMDYAWVQRNLVTYDYCQDTERFPKKPEECWLNPWE from the exons ATGGAGAAAATGGCTTCTTCAATACCTAAAATCCTTCTAATTATAGCACTAATTACTGTTCTTTTTTCATTAACACAAGCTGAAGTACAAGGTTCATTTGATGATAATTTTAGTAAAAGTTGTCCTGAAACACATTTCAAGACTTCTGAAGATGGACAGATCTGGTATCTTTCATTAGATAAAAAAGCAG GATGTGGATTTATGACTAAGCAGAAATATAGATTTGGGTGGTTTAGCATGAAGTTGAAATTGGTGGGAGGTGACTCTGCTGGTGTTGTCACAGCTTATTAT ATGTGCACAGAAGATGGAGCAGGACCAACAAGAGATGAATTAGACTTTGAGTTCTTGGGAAATAGAACAGGGGAACCCTATACTATTCAAACCAATGTGTATAAAAATGGGACTGGTAACCGTGAAATGAGACACATTCTATGGTTTGACCCCACTGAGGATTTCCACACTTATTCCATTCTTTGGAACACTCACCAAATTGT GTTTTTCGTGGATAGAGTACCGATAAGGGTATACAAAAATGCGAACTATACGAATAATTTCTTCCCAAATGAGAAGCCAATGTACTTATTTTCAAGCATATGGAATGCTGATGATTGGGCAACAAGAGGTGGTTTGGAGAAAACAAATTGGAAAAATCAACCATTTGTTTCAAGTTATAAAGATTTTAGTGTAGATGGTTGTCAATGGAAAGATCCATTTCCTGCTTGTGTTTCGACAACCACTAAAAATTGgtgggatcaatataattcttggCATTTATCAAGTGACCAAAAAATGGATTATGCTTGGGTTCAAAGGAACCTTGTGACTTATGATTATTGCCAAGATACAGAGAGATTTCCTAAAAAGCCTGAGGAATGTTGGTTAAATCCATGGGAATAA